The Gallus gallus isolate bGalGal1 chromosome 6, bGalGal1.mat.broiler.GRCg7b, whole genome shotgun sequence genomic interval aATGTAATTGAACTGAAAGAcagaggaaagggggaagggagaaaaaaaactagAAACATGCACCCATTCGGTCCAACATGCCATTGAGTGAGAATAGGCAGCAATCCCAGCTGTATTTCCACATCTGCAAGGCACCTGGCATCTGCTTAACATGATTTCTGTTTgtctggtttttttgttgttgttgtttttaaacacagttctcaaaaaaaaaaaaaaacaaccacaacagAAGCCTCTTTCCATGACACAGTGAGGAAAAGTAGTGAAATTtcaaaaaaagcagcaatctTTTCTGTGTATAAAGCTTAGTGTCCTTCTCCCACCTTCATCCTGTCTCCACAGTCTTTATCAACAGGAAGCTAAAGAGACTGACAGGCTTTGAATGAAGATGTGTTTCTATCTGCTCAGAAATCAGCCAGCCTTGGCTAGAAGAGAGCTATGGGTTGACTTTCCTTCCTCCATTTCTTTTAGCTAAGAACAAGAGATGTCATTAGCCATCCCTATGAAATCATGACCTGTGGGTGCAAAGGTCATTTAAAGCTACTTAAGTAGGGGAAAGTGCTGGAGAACTGAAGCATTATGTGTCTTGCACTGTAAGAGCCCTGGGCTTTCAAAAAGCCTTTGGGCGAGGAAAATGCTTTGACCATGAGACCTTTCATTCCATTATACAAACAGTCAAATATCAAGTTTAATTATATCACATTCCAAAACTGTTCAGCTAAGCAGGAGTCATGATTCAGAGACAGTTTCATAATCCCCTAAGCCTTCATAATTCCATAGTCCAGGTGGCTATCAGATTTGGTGTAAGAAGAGGGGAATCTCCCTCCCTTAAGACTGAATATAATAACTCTCATGCAATGCTGCCATTTATTTCTAGAAGGAGCTCAAGGGCATTGGGACACAAGTTCATATAGTTATTATGGAATATTCTAAAATACCAATTATCAAATGTCCAAAAGAGAACTTGTTCCTTCTCTCACTTAGCTCACAATCAGTCTGTGCTACAAATAAGCAAAGGAGGAAGTCAGCAGAGCacatggggacagggctggggagggaaaGCTCACGGTTTTCCAGTAGAAAGCAGTCTTGTAGTAACTTTATAAAAGAGACCAGGTCTGATCAGAAGTGTGCGTGTTAATGGCGGTGGAGCGCAAGTTCTGATCACCAGCCATAGCTCCAGGTGGCTTGgattctttgttcttttatttcccttttattttttgttaagagagaaagagagaactGAATCAGGTAAAGGAAACTTTAAAAAGCTAAGCAGGCTGCTGGTGTCTTATCAAGAGGCAgactctgcagagctggaagaagaCATCCCTACCCCAGCATTACATTCTTTTCACGAACCCCCCCAGTCCTGTATTTGTACACAATTGCCATTCACACAGTTTTAAATATGACTATTTGCCAAGCCCTTTTCAGAACTAACATTCCACAATGCCCCATCTTCAAATTTAAGAGATTTCCCCTTACAGTCCTTTATCTTGAttaaaggtttaaaaaaaaaaaaaaccaaccaaaaacccTCCACCCACACATCACCTCCCAGCTTCCACCTGCAATGCTTTAATTTAAAAGGCAAGAGCTATGAACAAGTTTTTTGCCAGAGTTCAGAGCTTCTTTGCTGATCAGTCCTTTTCATCAATTTGCTGGATGGGCAGGTGAACCTGCAGTGGATCTCGAAGCCTCTTAAGGTCCAATTCTGcctaaaagtaaaataaaaattataaagaGGAGGCTCCCAATACACCTTTCCCCAACCCCAAGCCCCTTTccaaatttctgtatttcctcatttttcctgcctggaagggaagaaaaagtcaCAGGCTCAGATCTGGGAAAACCATTTCTATCAGTTCAAGACTCTTGCATTGTAATTCTCTGAACTTGCTAACATGCAACCACTTCAGAAGGAATATGGTAGGAAAGAACTGATCCCCTTGAACTTcgatttttattttaaaaagagctaGATTAATGGGAATGGCCAAGACAATCAGTACTGTATAGCATAAGAAAACCTTCAGTCTTTCACACAGTCCTGCTCTgatctttctctgctcttcacaCAGCTCCTTCTCCAAAAAAAGAGGGATAATGCATCTTGCCTTGGATATCCTACATTGTCATTTCCAGAGCCCGAGAATAAACAGTGATACAGAAGAATGACAAAGTGGAGAGAGAAAGTGGTAGCACTTCTTTTCCTGCCTATGCCTTCTTTTAATAGAAAGTCTCTCAAAAATGAGGAGAAATCTCTCTGCTCAACTCTTCTGTTTATCAGATCCCACACTGGGAACAGTCTGCTGCAATTATCTTCCCCTACAAGAAATTTGCCATCATTTCTAACAATGAAGCCTTCTTGAGCAGTATTTTCCAGGTCTGCAACTCAGTGCACTGGATTGCTGTGTGAGGGAGAAACAAGCTGAATGGATGCAAGTTTTCAGCCCTTACTAAATCCATCTGGTATGTAggaactgagaagaaagcaaCTCTTGAATTAGGCTCCTTTGAGGCATGAAGTGCCTGAAGCAACTCAAGATTTGCTAGCAGCCTCTAAAAAGGCCCTTACAGACAGATACAGGGAACTGTTCCGTGTTGATTTACACTTCTAGCTGTTCTATTCCTGGGCACATCAAAGCTAATTCAGTGATTGCACTCGAGCTGTGACAAGAAAATAGGCTGAGAACCTAAGAACCATTCTAGTTTGAGATGCATCTATTAATAGCAGATGAACTCACAAGCAGTAATTTGCCTTATCTACGGAAAAAACTCTTATTACCTGAGCAATTGCATCCTTGAGTTGATTGTATTTCTCTAGATCAAATCGTGACTTTTTGGCTCCTTTATGGAAAAATAGCAAGTACTGTCTGTCTCTTGCATCTGGATAAACAtactcctaaaaaaaaaaaagtaggaataAAGCATCACAACACGGGATACTATTAGTACAGTACATATCAGACGTGTTTTGGAAGTTGCTTCTGATAGTGAAGGCACAAAACCAGACTGCACTGACTAAGCTCTCTGCCAGTGAGGTGGGGTGACCCTAGCTGGTAGCTAAGCTCCCACCCAGTCACTTGTCCACCTCTCTTCAGCAGAATCACCAAAAGAATCAGAAGGGCAAAAGGCAAGAACAGGAGTCCAATACCACAGCTTTTCTAGGGATACTCTACTGCAGGACGTCACAACTTTCTGAAGCACAGATAACCCTAAGCAGCAGAGCTGTTAACACCAAATCCCACGGAGCCTCAACACAGGTCTGCCTGCTGAAATTAACTTTCCCTTGCACTGGCATATCACACAGCTTCCATCTGGGATGCATGCAATGATCAGGCTGTCAGGtagaaaaaagctgtttttagaTTTCTGAAACAATGAGATTTCAAGTCTGGCAAAAAAGGTACTAGCTGATACAGATGATGATGTTTGCTGCCATCTCTGAACTCAGCATGTTAAGTTACAACAGTTCTTGACAAAAGATATTGTGACAAGGGTGAATATGTTCAGCCCCTCAAGTGACATGGTTAGCACAGCCCTGGGACACTGTACTGGAATACTGGAATACACACACTATCTATTCTAGTGATCTTGCAATAGCAGAGACTGAGCCCTTACCCCTTCATTCCTTAAGTGTGATTATTTAATTTCAATGGCAATGGTGAGACAAACCACATAATAGAAATCTCCACAGATAGTCTGTCACAACTGCAAGAACCCAGAGAAGCATagatctgctctgtgcaaaAAGCTTTGCAATATTGGAGCAGGTCTAGTTTTTGAAGAGACAGAGCCTGCTAGTCAAGTGAATCTGGAACTGCACCAGGAAGCAAGCATTCAAATGTGTCTGATTCATTTGGTTAGGAGGCCAGATCTATGAGACATCTGAACAAAAGGcatttctaaaatgatttttgaGCCCTTCTTGTCTCTTCAGGAAAAGTCAACAGCTCATGTTGGAGATGCGTTCTTCCCTGAAATTCAGAAGGTATCTCAGATTATTTGGGCTGGTAAGCCACAACACTTGCAGGCCCTGGTGCAAGTCAGTGCACATGCATGCAGAAACTGCTGTCTGTCAGTGAATGAACCTGTATAGCTGAAGCAGCCAGAGGATGCACATGAATGCTTATGGTTAGACAACCAGGAAATGAGTGAGGATCAGCACCAGAAAACCCCACATCATAAGCTCCAACAGGGTTAGGAAGAGGCAAAGTAACTTCTAGAGGGCATGATTTTGCTATTTTCCTGGGGAGTAGAGCTCAAGTAAAGTCTTCTATTGAAGCATCGATGTCAGCACATCAAGTCCTACCTGGCGAGTCATTACGAAATAAGCATACATTGCCATGGCACTACCATAGGTGATGAAATAGGTGACTGGTTCCATAATGTCCCAAGAGTACTCCCACCACGTGAGGCGGGCCAGAATCCCAAACTGAGTGGCCATGTAGGCCAGACCTCCCCACAACACCAAGGTTgtcctcttctctgctttcctgctgagctccagccttacctgcagaaaacagaagcacatCCCTTGTATTCTCAAAAGGAGATTTGATATCATTAAGAGATAACGTAAAAATAATACATCTGTATTAAATGCAACATTGTGACATAAGTGAGTCTAGGTTACATAGACAACTTTATACTTCTTTTGTATCAGTATCTCGCAATCATCCTTATTTTACGCTGAGTATATTTTGGACATTTTGCAAAGTTTTTTCTATCTCTGTGCTCAGAAATGTTCCGTTGAACGAGAGCCCCAGTCTGCAGTAACAAGTTCATTTCTTACTATAGGGGAAGGAAACTATTTCTGCAGACATCAGAAACAGATGTGGTTTGGTGCACAAAGTGGCAAATTTACCTTCAGTGATTTTGTGACTATCTGAAGCATGTTAGGGCTTaataaaaacatagaaataaATTAAGCATGCACTTGGAGGATAAGTAAAACACAGTAAGAAGCTTCTCACTTTTTCTAGTGGTGCTAGCTGCTCCTTCAATTCCTCTAGTCTCCCTATCAGCTCCTTCTCTTTGTTCAGCTGGTGTTCCTCGATGCACAAGGCAGTGTACAACTGCTGAACCAATGTCTTGACATCATTCAGCGTGGT includes:
- the MCU gene encoding calcium uniporter protein, mitochondrial isoform X4, encoding MAARVVHQRLSPWQSVRVVYCSTVVPSDEVTVVYQNGLPVISVNLPSRRERCQFTLKPISDSVGVFLQQLQAEDRGIDRVAIYSADGTRVASSTGIDLLLLDDFKLIINDITYHVRPPKRELLSHENATTLNDVKTLVQQLYTALCIEEHQLNKEKELIGRLEELKEQLAPLEKVRLELSRKAEKRTTLVLWGGLAYMATQFGILARLTWWEYSWDIMEPVTYFITYGSAMAMYAYFVMTRQEYVYPDARDRQYLLFFHKGAKKSRFDLEKYNQLKDAIAQNWTLRGFEIHCRFTCPSSKLMKRTDQQRSSELWQKTCS
- the MCU gene encoding calcium uniporter protein, mitochondrial isoform X1; translated protein: MAARVLGFPLCKEEGKYVVQQRKQPKRMNLLIKNSLILHHFTLRALSVKHVEVHQRLSPWQSVRVVYCSTVVPSDEVTVVYQNGLPVISVNLPSRRERCQFTLKPISDSVGVFLQQLQAEDRGIDRVAIYSADGTRVASSTGIDLLLLDDFKLIINDITYHVRPPKRELLSHENATTLNDVKTLVQQLYTALCIEEHQLNKEKELIGRLEELKEQLAPLEKVRLELSRKAEKRTTLVLWGGLAYMATQFGILARLTWWEYSWDIMEPVTYFITYGSAMAMYAYFVMTRQEYVYPDARDRQYLLFFHKGAKKSRFDLEKYNQLKDAIAQNWTLRGFEIHCRFTCPSSKLMKRTDQQRSSELWQKTCS
- the MCU gene encoding calcium uniporter protein, mitochondrial isoform X2 encodes the protein MAASAGRSLPLLLCRRRGAAAAFSAAGCFPALGRRRQQQRHRTVHQRLSPWQSVRVVYCSTVVPSDEVTVVYQNGLPVISVNLPSRRERCQFTLKPISDSVGVFLQQLQAEDRGIDRVAIYSADGTRVASSTGIDLLLLDDFKLIINDITYHVRPPKRELLSHENATTLNDVKTLVQQLYTALCIEEHQLNKEKELIGRLEELKEQLAPLEKVRLELSRKAEKRTTLVLWGGLAYMATQFGILARLTWWEYSWDIMEPVTYFITYGSAMAMYAYFVMTRQEYVYPDARDRQYLLFFHKGAKKSRFDLEKYNQLKDAIAQNWTLRGFEIHCRFTCPSSKLMKRTDQQRSSELWQKTCS
- the MCU gene encoding calcium uniporter protein, mitochondrial isoform X5 — its product is MAARVLGFPLCKEEGKYVVQQRKQPKRMNLLIKNSLILHHFTLRALSVKHVEVHQRLSPWQSVRVVYCSTVVPSDEVTVVYQNGLPVISVNLPSRRERCQFTLKPISDSVGVFLQQLQAEDRGIDRVAIYSADGTRVASSTGIDLLLLDDFKLIINDITYHVRPPKRELLSHENATTLNDVKTLVQQLYTALCIEEHQLNKEKELIGRLEELKEQLAPLEKVRLELSRKAEKRTTLVLWGGLAYMATQFGILARLTWWEYSWDIMEPVTYFITYGSAMAMYAYFVMTRQEYVYPDARDRQYLLFFHKGAKKSRFDLEKYNQLKDAIAQAELDLKRLRDPLQVHLPIQQIDEKD
- the MCU gene encoding calcium uniporter protein, mitochondrial isoform X3, which codes for MAASAGRSLPLLLCRRRGAAAAFSAAGCFPALGRRRQQQRHRTVHQRLSPWQSVRVVYCSTVVPSDEVTVVYQNGLPVISVNLPSRRERCQFTLKPISDSVGVFLQQLQAEDRGIDRVAIYSADGTRVASSTGIDLLLLDDFKLIINDITYHVRPPKRELLSHENATTLNDVKTLVQQLYTALCIEEHQLNKEKELIGRLEELKEQLAPLEKVRLELSRKAEKRTTLVLWGGLAYMATQFGILARLTWWEYSWDIMEPVTYFITYGSAMAMYAYFVMTRQEYVYPDARDRQYLLFFHKGAKKSRFDLEKYNQLKDAIAQAELDLKRLRDPLQVHLPIQQIDEKD